From the Xyrauchen texanus isolate HMW12.3.18 chromosome 49, RBS_HiC_50CHRs, whole genome shotgun sequence genome, one window contains:
- the LOC127640487 gene encoding LOW QUALITY PROTEIN: protein NEDD1-like (The sequence of the model RefSeq protein was modified relative to this genomic sequence to represent the inferred CDS: substituted 1 base at 1 genomic stop codon), translating into MIIPELSISGYLLSGADVNAVDYDGRSALHVAEGRQVPGIMQTRTAHSRTAVAMEDVMRLVSSGDCLKIWNSTSMTVVEQFNPHSATHPVAQVCFSSSNQYLVSASSIGDKLVVSSLKSSPVPVIXLGEGKKQTRVCLNSTSQFLVSGGLDNTVNIWDLKTKRLHRSLKDHKEEVTCVSFNGGDSYIASGSTSGDIILHSITTNLSSRPFGHGPNVPIHDLRYSLVKRSLLATVSDSGSVALWDVNTQKELHLFEVAHKAPCSGLAFSPANDLLFVTVGLDKKIVCYDTSSKMVFRNKLVESPLTAIDFTPDGAGLVVGSTQGRIYLYDLRNLSAPVKITTAHNTSVTCIRFQNSTSKLKYTKTASSKTSQTNKRVSVKLSSQQMGSSIPTSTVPPSVPEFPEERRDGQSQIAGTAVEVFSREGEGQHRQDQLPCGEKFRSIGQNSLNLDIFSPLNDGFKTHGLGDTPTSRNGGSIDVFSREAGEQHGTDRFRVGRNSLDIFSPVRDDYKAYRQSDASCGKKGGSSQRKTPLGTPGSCFYSPSVVQTPPPIKEEEPITAAPQRTDIQNGTKVENNYGNGQEYEIITTPPTSQSTRVQSVHPFNTPEPTQSRDLPTQLTYDSPVCRAPPATAPAPAATVDSRAESRGPPLTSVQMSFVHNMIHEALEDFRDTCHRDIINLQVEMVQQFYIQMNEIHGLIEKHSVNDSLVEEIEKLKKKNKRLRANY; encoded by the exons CTGTTGCTATGGAAGACGTCATGCGACTGGTGTCCTCAGGTGACTGCCTGAAGATCTGGAACTCGACCTCCATGACTGTGGTGGAGCAGTTCAACCCTCACAGTGCTACACATCCAGTGGCTCAAGTGTGCTTTAGCAGCAGCA ATCAGTACCTGGTCAGTGCCAGCAGTATAGGGGACAAACTGGTGGTATCCAGTCTCAAGTCTTCACCAGTTCCAGTGATTTAGCTGGGTGAAGGT aaaAAGCAAACCCGCGTCTGTCTGAACTCCACTTCACAGTTCCTGGTCAGTGGAGGCCTGGACAACACAGTTAATATATGGGACCTAAAGACGAAGAGGTTGCACCGAAGCCTCAAG GACCACAAGGAAGAAGTCACATGTGTGTCTTTTAATGGAGGAGATAGCTACATAGCATCAGGCTCTACCAGTGGAGATATCATCCTTCACAGTATCACGACCAACCTGTCTAGCAGACCCTTTGGTCATGGGCCAAATGTC ccTATACATGATCTCAGATACTCACTGGTGAAGAGGTCTCTGCTAGCCACTGTGTCTGACAGTGGCTCGGTGGCACTGTGGGATGTGAACACTCAAAAGGAGCTGCACTTATTTGAGGTGGCACACAAAGCCCCATGTTCAGGGTTGGCCTTCTCTCCAGCCAATGATTTGCTCTTTGTTACTGTAGGGCTGGACAAGAAGATTGTCTGCTATGACACCTCCAGCAAAAT GGTCTTTCGCAATAAGCTGGTGGAGTCTCCGCTCACAGCCATCGACTTCACTCCAGACGGGGCTGGACTGGTTGTGGGCTCCACACAGGGCAGAATCTACCTGTACGACTTGCGCAACCTCAGTGCACCGGTCAAAATCACCACAGCTCACAACACTTCGGTTACCTGCATTCGCTTTCAGAACTCCACCTCCAAATTAAAG TACACTAAAACAGCATCCAGCAAGACTTCCCAGACAAATAAGAGGGTCTCTGTAAAGCTGAGCAGTCAGCAGATGGGATCTTCCATTCCAACATCTACAGTCCCACCTAGTGTGCCTGAATTTCCTGAAGAAAGAAGAGATGGCCAATCCCAAATCGCAG GTACTGCTGTGGAGGTGTTTTCCCGAGAAGGAGAGGGCCAACACAGACAAGATCAGCTGCCGTGTGGGGAGAAGTTCAGAAGCATTGGCCAAAACAGCCTCAACCTGGATATTTTCTCCCCTCTTAATGATG GCTTCAAGACACATGGGTTGGGTGATACTCCAACTTCTAGAAATG GGGGTAGTATAGATGTGTTCTCAAGGGAGGCAGGAGAACAACATGGCACAGACAGGTTCCGGGTCGGCCGAAACAGCCTGGACATCTTCTCACCTGTACGAGATG attacAAAGCCTACAGACAGAGTGATGCATCGTGTGGAAAGAAAG GTGGCTCGTCACAGCGAAAGACCCCATTGGGCACTCCGGGCAGTTGCTTCTACAGTCCGTCTGTGGTTCAGACTCCCCCACCCATCAAAGAGGAGGAGCCCATCACTGCCGCACCGCAACGGACAGATATACAGAATGGcacaaag GTGGAAAACAATTATGGCAATGGCCAAGAGTATGAAATCATAACAACACCCCCTACCTCTCAGAGCACACGTGTTCAGTCAGTGCATCCGTTCAACACACCTGAGCCCACTCAAAGCAGAGATCTGCCCACCCAGCTCACCTATGATTCACCGGTCTGCAGAGCCCCTCCTGCAACTGCACCAG CTCCAGCAGCAACAGTTGATTCTAGAGCTGAGAGTCGTGGACCTCCGCTCACCTCTGTTCAGATGAGCTTTGTTCACAATATGATCCATGAGGCACTGGAGGACTTTAG GGACACCTGTCATAGAGACATTATCAATCTACAGGTGGAAATGGTTCAACAGTTCTATATTCAGATG AATGAAATTCACGGTCTAATTGAGAAGCACTCAGTGAATGACTCGCTTGTCGAGGAGatagaaaaactgaaaaagaaaaacaagcgACTCCGAGCCAATTATTAA
- the lyrm5b gene encoding LYR motif-containing protein 5B: protein MTNTLRGEVVQLYKTLLFLGREYPKGGDHFRDRLRAAFAKNKDVRDPEKIKELISRGEFVVKELEALYYLRKYRALKKRYYDTDE from the exons ATGACAAACACACTCCGAGGAGAAGTAGTGCAACTATATAAAACT tTGCTTTTTCTTGGACGCGAATACCCAAAAGGCGGAGACCATTTCAGAGACAGACTGAGGGCCGCTTTTGCCAAGAATAAGGATGTGCGAGATCCAGAGAAGATCAAAGAACTCATCAGCCGAGGAGAATTTGTGGTGAAAGAGCTGGAAGCTCTGTATTACCTACGAAAGTACAGAGCTTTGAAGAAGCGATATTATGACACAGACGAGTGA
- the LOC127640458 gene encoding uncharacterized protein LOC127640458, giving the protein MFHIQESSEPSSPLYRPWMESDTPDSLNNACLLNDSDFLLEDPGLSHELSSIIIPETPSPMTHRGKRHSQKDDDRSVATSSHSDGRKLERRGNIPGYLSTTPSSQRTIKRRKLEDSNAGAIVRGNFDITPGANGFVAASSLLPSHFKWLESPRPAMSSVSHPPASSKPSSSAGSSTCVLDPISDQTYLNELLGMGCTSKQKTKSTTNGREQRSKKTFYSKKRSRASKSTSAEPKTDSPLLAIEEHDLLLDAAERIRGPVNTSTCQIPEDVVIIEDDAKDVGVDSMVRTAQMVEDEAYARSLQEQFDIEERLEQEQRRLHSRSPSRNYHNQMVDPYVGLGWISPWASMINSASFSHGASEFSELQQAMFGEQPRRQQGGRQTGRTRNSRRRQPSHLHMDVFDDLQGNNYEALLAFEEQQGAVAKNTLSKAEIERLPTKVYDPSHSAGKTDCQICFSEYKAGERLRMLPCLHDYHVKCIDRWLKENATCPICRADISVCGGFS; this is encoded by the exons ATGTTTCACATACAGGAGAGCTCGGAGCCGAGCAGTCCTCTGTACCGTCCCTGGATGGAGTCAGACACTCCTGACTCTCTCAACAATGCCTGTTTGTTGAATGACAGCGATTTCCTTTTGGAAGACCCCGGGCTTTCTCATGAATTGTCGTCCATTATCATCCCAGAGACCCCTAG CCCCATGACTCACAGAGGAAAACGGCATTCCCAAAAAGATGATGACAGAAGTGTG GCTACATCGTCCCATTCAGATGGTAGAAAATTAGAAAGACGAGGAAACATTCCAGGATACCTGAGTACGACTCCAAGCTCCCAAAGAACAATTAAGCGGCGTAAACTGGAGGACTCAAATGCAGGTGCGATTGTCCGCGGGAACTTTGACATTACACCAGGAGCAAATGGATTTGTAGCTGCCTCATCTCTGTTACCATCTCATTTTAAATGGCTGGAGTCTCCACGTCCAGCAATGTCCTCGGTTTCCCATCCTCCTGCATCTTCAAAACCCTCTTCTTCGGCTGGGTCTTCTACATGTGTACTGGATCCAATTAGCGATCAGACATATTTAAATGAGTTGTTAGGGATGGGTTGCACCTCTAAGCAGAAGACGAAAAGCACCACCAATGGAAGGGAACAGAGATCTAAAAAGACTTTCTATAGCAAGAAACGATCTAGAGCCTCTAAAAGTACATCAGCAGAGCCCAAGACAGACTCCCCTTTACTTGCCATAGAGGAACATGATTTATTGCTTGATGCCG CAGAGAGAATACGAGGACCAGTAAATACATCCACATGTCAGATACCAGAAGATGTTGTCATCATAGAAGATGATGCCAAGGATGTTGGTGTCGATAGTATGGTCCGTACAGCTCAGATGGTTGAGGATGAGGCTTATGCCAGAAGCCTTCAG GAACAATTTGATATAGAAGAGCGACTGGAGCAAGAGCAGCGGAGGCTACATTCCAGATCACCAAGCAGAAATTACCACAACCAAATG GTTGATCCTTATGTTGGCTTGGGATGGATCTCTCCATGGGCCTCAATGATCAACTCTGCATCATTCTCACATGGAGCCTCAGAATTTTCAGAGCTCCAGCAGGCCATGTTTGGAGAGCAACCCC GAAGACAACAGGGAGGCCGTCAGACCGGCAGAACTCGTAATTCCCGGCGCCGACAACCTTCTCACTTGCATATGGACGTGTTTGATGACTTGCAGGGAAATAATTACGAG GCTCTTTTAGCATTTGAGGAGCAACAAGGTGCTGTAGCCAAAAACACTTTGAGCAAGGCAGAGATCGAAAGGTTGCCCACAAAAGTGTATGATCCTTCACACAGTGCAGGAAAGACAGA CTGTCAGATCTGTTTCAGTGAGTACAAAGCGGGCGAGAGGCTTCGAATGCTCCCATGCCTCCATGACTACCATGTGAAGTGCATTGACCGCTGGTTAAAG GAGAATGCCACTTGCCCCATATGCAGAGCAGATATATCAGTATGTGGAGGTTTTTCTTAA